The genomic window GACCCGGGTAACCTCGCGACCATGAGCTCCATCAGGTCACAGTCGAGCGCGATCGACGTCCGCCAGTTGGGCGTGGTGGACTACCGCACGGCATGGCAGCTGCAGCGCGACCTGGCGGACGCGCGGGCTGCCGGCGGCCGCGACACCCTGCTGCTACTCGAGCACCCTGCGGTCTACACCGCCGGGCGGCGCACCGAAGCGCATGAGCGGCCGGCGGACGGCACCCCCGGCCTGGACGTCATAGACACCGACCGCGGCGGCAAGATCACCTGGCATGGCCCCGGACAGTTGGTGGGCTACCCGATCGTCGGTCTCGCCGAGCCGCTCGACGTCGTGAATTATGTTCGGCGCCTTGAGGAATCACTAATCAAAGTGTGCGGAGACCTGGGCCTGGAGACCATCCGTGTCGACGGCCGCTCCGGCGTGTGGGTGCCCGGAGGGCCGGCCCGCAAAATCGCCGCGATCGGAGTCCGGGTGTCGCGCGCGACCACGCTGCACGGCTTCGCCCTCAACTGCCACTGCGACCTGAACGCCTACCAGGCCATCGTGCCGTGCGGCATCAGCGACGCCGGCGTGACGTCGCTGACCGCCGAGCTGGGCCGCGAGGTCGGCGTTGGCGAGGTCCGGGCGGCGGTGGCCGCGGCGGTCTGCGACGCACTGGACGGCCGCCTCGCCCTTAGCTGGCAGCCCGACGCAGCCCGCGTAGCATCGATAACGTGATCCCAGCGCCCGAAGGCCGCAAGTTGCTGCGCCTGGAAGTGCGCAACGCGCAGACCCCGATCGAGCGCAAACCGCCGTGGATCAAGACACGGGCCCGGATGGGACCGGAGTACACCGAGCTGAAGAGCCTGGTGAAGCGCGAGGGCCTGCACACCGTCTGCGAAGAGGCGGGCTGCCCCAACATCTTCGAATGCTGGGAGGACCGGGAAGCCACCTTCCTGATCGGCGGCGACCAGTGCACCCGCCGCTGCGACTTCTGCCAGATCGACACGGGCAAGCCGGCACCGCTTGACCGAGACGAACCCCGGCGGGTCGCCGAGAGTGTGCAGGCGATGGGGTTGCGCTACGCCACCGTCACCGGCGTCGCGCGCGACGACCTGCCCGACGGCGGCGCCTGGCTGTATGCCGAGACGGTGCGGGCCATCAAGGAACTCAACCCGTCGACGGGCGTCGAGCTGTTGGTCCCCGACTTCAACGCCGAGCCCACGCGCCTCGACGAAGTCTTCGGATCCCATCCAGAAGTGTTGGCGCACAACGTCGAAACGGTCCCCCGCATCTTCAAACGGATCCGCCCGGCCTTCACCTACCGGCGCAGCCTGGGCGTGCTCACCGCGGCGCGCGACGCGGGCCTGGTCACCAAGAGCAACCTCATCCTCGGGATGGGCGAAACCCCCGACGAGGTGCGCACCGCGCTGGCCGACCTGCACGACGCCGGGTGCGACATCGTCACCATCACCCAATACCTGCGGCCGTCGGCCCGGCACCATCCGGTCGAGCGGTGGGTGCGGCCGGAGGAGTTCGTCGAGTTCGCGCAGCACGCCGAGGGGCTCGGGTTCGCCGGCGTGCTGGCCGGGCCGCTGGTGCGCTCGTCCTATCGGGCGGGCCGCCTCTACGAGCAGGCCGCCCGCACGCGCGCCTCCGGTGCCTCGCCACGCGGCTGACCGGCGCGTCCGTATCCTCTGACTATGGCTAAATCCCGTACCGCCGCAACGAACAAGGCCGCCAGGGCGGCCGCGCAGGCCGAACGCAAGGCCGCGTCCCGCGAGCGGCGCACCCAGCTGTGGCAGGCGTTCAACCTGCAGCGCAAGCAGGACAAGCGGCTGCTGCCGTACATGATCGGCGCCTTCGTGGTGATCGTGGCGGCCGCGGTGGCGGCGAGCCTGGCGCTCGGCGGCTTGTTCACCACGATCACGCTGATCCCGCTGGGCGTCCTGCTGGGCGCAT from Mycobacterium shigaense includes these protein-coding regions:
- the lipA gene encoding lipoyl synthase, which gives rise to MIPAPEGRKLLRLEVRNAQTPIERKPPWIKTRARMGPEYTELKSLVKREGLHTVCEEAGCPNIFECWEDREATFLIGGDQCTRRCDFCQIDTGKPAPLDRDEPRRVAESVQAMGLRYATVTGVARDDLPDGGAWLYAETVRAIKELNPSTGVELLVPDFNAEPTRLDEVFGSHPEVLAHNVETVPRIFKRIRPAFTYRRSLGVLTAARDAGLVTKSNLILGMGETPDEVRTALADLHDAGCDIVTITQYLRPSARHHPVERWVRPEEFVEFAQHAEGLGFAGVLAGPLVRSSYRAGRLYEQAARTRASGASPRG
- the lipB gene encoding lipoyl(octanoyl) transferase LipB, which encodes MSSIRSQSSAIDVRQLGVVDYRTAWQLQRDLADARAAGGRDTLLLLEHPAVYTAGRRTEAHERPADGTPGLDVIDTDRGGKITWHGPGQLVGYPIVGLAEPLDVVNYVRRLEESLIKVCGDLGLETIRVDGRSGVWVPGGPARKIAAIGVRVSRATTLHGFALNCHCDLNAYQAIVPCGISDAGVTSLTAELGREVGVGEVRAAVAAAVCDALDGRLALSWQPDAARVASIT